A portion of the Phacochoerus africanus isolate WHEZ1 chromosome 5, ROS_Pafr_v1, whole genome shotgun sequence genome contains these proteins:
- the MRPS34 gene encoding 28S ribosomal protein S34, mitochondrial → MARKKVRPRLIAELARRVRALREQRERPRDSQRYALDYETMTRPHSGNRLPMRAWADVRHESRLLQLLNRLPLFGLGRLVTRKSWLWQHDEPCYWRLTRVRPDYSAENLDHGKAWGILTFKGKTESEAREIEQVMYHDWRLVPKHEEEAFTAFTPVPEDTPLSVPYPPLLRAMILAQRQKDGDTSTEEPMLNLERARIDPWDYPAKLEAKTKTKGAAV, encoded by the exons ATGGCGCGGAAGAAGGTGCGGCCGCGGCTGATCGCCGAGCTGGCCCGCCGCGTGCGGGCCCTGCGCGAGCAGCGGGAACGGCCGCGCGATTCGCAGCGCTACGCCCTGGACTACGAGACGATGACGCGGCCGCACTCAGGCAACCGGCTGCCGATGCGAGCCTGGGCCGACGTGCGCCACGAGAGCCGCCTCCTGCAGCTGCTCAACCGCCTGCCGCTCTTCGGCTTGGGCCGCCTCGTCACGCGCAAGTCCTGGCTCTGGCAGCACGACGAGCCGTGCTACTGGCGCCTCACGCGGGTCCGGCCCGACTACTCAGCGGAG AACTTGGACCACGGGAAGGCCTGGGGCATCCTGACTTTCAAAG GGAAGACGGAGAGTGAGGCTCGAGAGATAGAACAGGTCATGTACCATGACTGGCGGCTGGTGCCCAAGCACGAGGAGGAGGCCTTCACGGCTTTCACGCCGGTGCCGGAGGACACCCCGCTCTCTGTGCCCTACCCGCCGCTCCTGCGGGCTATGATTCTAGCACAGCGACAGAAGGACGGAGACACCAGCACGGAGGAGCCAATGCTGAATCTGGAGAGGGCCCGCATTGATCCCTGGGACTATCCTGCGAAACTGGAGGCGAAGACAAAGACCAAAGGCGCTGCCGTGTGA
- the EME2 gene encoding probable crossover junction endonuclease EME2 isoform X1, giving the protein MADAGAGRAGGSRRGRGPRRPPTWEISDSDAEGSAGAEAAATVRDPAEERRAVAKALRRLRPERAVRRLAVLVDPAILEDAAADILMEALDTLGCEYRVEPQRPARSLRWSRVKPDPCPPGVSPAQHPGDAAARESSGGPCQGGSRLARGGGGEGSQVGPDGWPGPWPLGCPPRSSRGQFGMRVAHGWSQLEAHQGNPPLTHAHGLIPPQALVLLQLWANVDVLLVASWQELSQHVCAFTKALAQRPFKWVTLSWLLAVAARHGSAGRVARPWPHRAKGVSKGFAELEAGHTGEQSRAFRGLPAPSLFQAVPGAEGLLLLHRRVLGSRRASGKRWHRAAGGLAAADPTVQPRQPSCGRCCRHCLPLSPASATEPGNLAGVRHIILVLSGKGGVGKSTISTELALALRHAGKKVGLLDVDLCGPSIPRMLRVQGRAVHQCDGGWVPVFVDQEQGISLMSVGFLLEKPDEAVVWRGPKKNALIKQFVSDVAWGPLDYLVVDTPPGTSDEHMAAVDALRPYGPLGALVVTTPQAVSVGDVRRELTFCRKVGLRVIGLVENMSGFVCPHCAECTHVFSRGGGEELARHAGVPFLGSVPLDPELARSLEEGRDLARSFPDSPAFPALSSIAQRILDETPIGLR; this is encoded by the exons ATGGCCGACGCTGGGGCTGGGAGGGCCGGGGGCTCGCGCCGGGGCCGGGGACCGCGGAGGCCCCCGACCTGGGAGATCTCGGACTCGGACGCCGAGGGTTCCGCCGGCGCGGAGGCCGCCGCGACCGTCCGGGACCCGGCGGAGGAGCGCAGGGCGGTGGCCAAGGCGCTGCGGCGGCTGCGACCCGAGCGGGCCGTGCGGCGCCTGGCGGTGCTCGTGGACCCAG CCATCCTGGAAGATGCTGCTGCCGACATCCTGATGGAGGCCTTGGACACCCTGGGCTGTGAGTACCGTGTGGAGCCTCAGCGCCCTGCCCGGAGCCTCAGGTGGAGCAGAGTGAAGCCAGATCCTTGCCCTCCCGGT GTCTCACCAGCCCAGCACCCAGGAGATGCAGCAGCCAGAGAATCCAGTGGTGGCCCGTGCCAAGGTGGCAGTCGGCTGGCCCGAGGTGGAGGAGGTGAGGGCAGTCAGGTTGGGCCAGATGGTtggcctgggccctggccctTGGGCTGCCCTCCGAGAAGCAGCAGGGGCCAGTTTGGCATGAGGGTGGCACACGGGTGGTCTCAGCTGGAAGCCCACCAAGGGAACCCTCCTCTGACCCACGCCCACGGGCTCATCCCTCCTCAGGCGCTGGTGCTCCTGCAGCTCTGGGCAAACGTGGATGTGCTGCTGGTGGCCTCCTGGCAGGAACTGAGTCAGCACGTGTGCGCATTCACCAAGGCCCTTGCCCAGCGCCCTTTCAAGTGGGTGACCCTCTCCTGGCTGCTGGCTGTGGCTGCGAGGCATGGGAGTGCCGGGCGGGTGGCGCGGCCCTGGCCTCACAGAGCAAAAGGGGTCTCCAAGGGCTTTGCTGAGCTGGAGGCAGGGCACAcaggagagcagagcagagccttCAGGGGCCTCCCCGCACCCTCCCTCTTCCAGGCAGTCCCAGGAGCTGAGGGCCTTCTCCTTCTGCACCGCAGGGTGCTGGGCAGCAGGAGAGCAAGTGGCAAGAGGTGGCACAGGGCTGCGGGTGGCCTGGCGGCGGCAGATCCAACAGTTCAACCGCGTCAGCCCAGCTGTGGCCGATGCTGTCGTCACTGCCTTCCCCTCTCCCCGGCTTCTGCAACAG AGCCTGGAAACCTGGCCGGCGTCCGGCACATCATCCTTGTCCTCTCAGGAAAGGGGGGTGTCGGGAAAAGCACCATCTCCACGGAGCTGGCCCTGGCCCTGCGCCACGCGGGCAAGAAG GTGGGGCTCCTCGACGTGGACCTGTGCGGCCCCAGCATCCCCCGCATGCTCCGGGTGCAGGGCAGGGCCGTGCATCAGTGCGACGGGGGCTGGGTGCCGGTCTTCGTGGACCAGGAGCAGGGCATCTCCCTCATGTCGGTGGGCTTCCTGCTGGAGAAGCCGGACGAGGCCGTGGTGTGGAGAGGCCCCAAGAAGAACG CGCTGATAAAGCAGTTTGTGTCTGACGTGGCCTGGGGGCCGCTGGACTACCTGGTTGTGGACACGCCCCCTGGGACCTCGGATGAGCACATGGCTGCTGTGGACGCCCTGCGCCCCTACGGCCCCCTGGGGGCCCTCGTGGTCACCACGCCCCAG GCTGTGTCCGTGGGGGACGTGAGGCGGGAGCTGACTTTCTGTAGGAAGGTAGGGCTGCGGGTCATCGGGCTCGTGGAGAACATGAGCGGCTTCGTCTGCCCACACTGCGCC GAGTGCACCCACGTCTTCTCCCGGGGAGGCGGCGAGGAGCTGGCCAGACACGCCGGAGTGCCCTTCCTGG GCTCCGTGCCCCTGGATCCCGAGCTCGCCAGGAGCCTGGAGGAGGGCCGCGACTTGGCGCGCAGCTTCCCTGACAGCCCTGCCTTCCCCGCGCTCTCCTCCATCGCGCAGAGGATCCTCGACGAGACCCCCATTGGGCTCCGCTGA
- the EME2 gene encoding probable crossover junction endonuclease EME2 isoform X4 yields MADAGAGRAGGSRRGRGPRRPPTWEISDSDAEGSAGAEAAATVRDPAEERRAVAKALRRLRPERAVRRLAVLVDPAILEDAAADILMEALDTLGCEYRVEPQRPARSLRWSRVKPDPCPPGVPPEVWAADEQDLLLLLLQPQEFLQGVGQLIQFSGRGSSGPTCSVPWICPESPARPHLAVIGLDAYLWSHQPSTQEMQQPENPVVARAKVAVGWPEVEEALVLLQLWANVDVLLVASWQELSQHVCAFTKALAQRPFKQSQELRAFSFCTAGCWAAGEQVARGGTGLRVAWRRQIQQFNRVSPAVADAVVTAFPSPRLLQQAYAACGTEQERLALLAGLPVKTGEGARPRRVGPDLSRRLCLHLTATNPDLLLDLGC; encoded by the exons ATGGCCGACGCTGGGGCTGGGAGGGCCGGGGGCTCGCGCCGGGGCCGGGGACCGCGGAGGCCCCCGACCTGGGAGATCTCGGACTCGGACGCCGAGGGTTCCGCCGGCGCGGAGGCCGCCGCGACCGTCCGGGACCCGGCGGAGGAGCGCAGGGCGGTGGCCAAGGCGCTGCGGCGGCTGCGACCCGAGCGGGCCGTGCGGCGCCTGGCGGTGCTCGTGGACCCAG CCATCCTGGAAGATGCTGCTGCCGACATCCTGATGGAGGCCTTGGACACCCTGGGCTGTGAGTACCGTGTGGAGCCTCAGCGCCCTGCCCGGAGCCTCAGGTGGAGCAGAGTGAAGCCAGATCCTTGCCCTCCCGGT GTGCCTCCTgaggtgtgggctgcagatgagcaggacctgctgctgctgctgctgcagccccaggagTTTCTGCAGGGCGTTGGCCAGCTGATCCAGTTCTCGGGGCGGGGA AGCAGTGGCCCAACCTGTTCTGTGCCCTGGATCTGTCCTGAGagccctgcccgcccccaccTGGCTGTCATTGGGTTGGATGCTTACCTCTG GTCTCACCAGCCCAGCACCCAGGAGATGCAGCAGCCAGAGAATCCAGTGGTGGCCCGTGCCAAGGTGGCAGTCGGCTGGCCCGAGGTGGAGGAG GCGCTGGTGCTCCTGCAGCTCTGGGCAAACGTGGATGTGCTGCTGGTGGCCTCCTGGCAGGAACTGAGTCAGCACGTGTGCGCATTCACCAAGGCCCTTGCCCAGCGCCCTTTCAA GCAGTCCCAGGAGCTGAGGGCCTTCTCCTTCTGCACCGCAGGGTGCTGGGCAGCAGGAGAGCAAGTGGCAAGAGGTGGCACAGGGCTGCGGGTGGCCTGGCGGCGGCAGATCCAACAGTTCAACCGCGTCAGCCCAGCTGTGGCCGATGCTGTCGTCACTGCCTTCCCCTCTCCCCGGCTTCTGCAACAG GCATATGCGGCCTGCGGCACGGAGCAGGAGCGCCTGGCCCTCCTGGCTGGCCTGCCTGTGAAGACGGGCGAGGGTGCGCGGCCCCGCAGGGTGGGGCCTGACCTTTCCCGCCGCCTCTGCCTCCACCTAACCGCCACCAACCCCGACCTCCTGCTGGACCTGGGCTGCTGA
- the EME2 gene encoding probable crossover junction endonuclease EME2 isoform X3 has translation MLRVQGRAVHQCDGGWVPVFVDQEQGISLMSVGFLLEKPDEAVVWRGPKKNALIKQFVSDVAWGPLDYLVVDTPPGTSDEHMAAVDALRPYGPLGALVVTTPQAVSVGDVRRELTFCRKVGLRVIGLVENMSGFVCPHCAECTHVFSRGGGEELARHAGVPFLGSVPLDPELARSLEEGRDLARSFPDSPAFPALSSIAQRILDETPIGLR, from the exons ATGCTCCGGGTGCAGGGCAGGGCCGTGCATCAGTGCGACGGGGGCTGGGTGCCGGTCTTCGTGGACCAGGAGCAGGGCATCTCCCTCATGTCGGTGGGCTTCCTGCTGGAGAAGCCGGACGAGGCCGTGGTGTGGAGAGGCCCCAAGAAGAACG CGCTGATAAAGCAGTTTGTGTCTGACGTGGCCTGGGGGCCGCTGGACTACCTGGTTGTGGACACGCCCCCTGGGACCTCGGATGAGCACATGGCTGCTGTGGACGCCCTGCGCCCCTACGGCCCCCTGGGGGCCCTCGTGGTCACCACGCCCCAG GCTGTGTCCGTGGGGGACGTGAGGCGGGAGCTGACTTTCTGTAGGAAGGTAGGGCTGCGGGTCATCGGGCTCGTGGAGAACATGAGCGGCTTCGTCTGCCCACACTGCGCC GAGTGCACCCACGTCTTCTCCCGGGGAGGCGGCGAGGAGCTGGCCAGACACGCCGGAGTGCCCTTCCTGG GCTCCGTGCCCCTGGATCCCGAGCTCGCCAGGAGCCTGGAGGAGGGCCGCGACTTGGCGCGCAGCTTCCCTGACAGCCCTGCCTTCCCCGCGCTCTCCTCCATCGCGCAGAGGATCCTCGACGAGACCCCCATTGGGCTCCGCTGA
- the NME3 gene encoding LOW QUALITY PROTEIN: nucleoside diphosphate kinase 3 (The sequence of the model RefSeq protein was modified relative to this genomic sequence to represent the inferred CDS: inserted 2 bases in 1 codon) yields MICLVLTIFANLFPAAAYTGVHERTFLAVKPDGVQWRLVGEIVRRFERKGFKLVALKLVQASEELLREHYAELRERPFYGRLVKYMGSGPVVAMVWQGLDVVRASRALTGARNPVDATPGTIRGDFCIEVGNNVIHSSDSVESARREIALWFRXDELLCWEDSARHWLYE; encoded by the exons ATGATCTGCCTGGTGCTGACCATCTTCGCCAACCTCTTCCCGGCAG CAGCCTACACCGGCGTGCACGAGCGCACCTTCCTGGCAGTGAAGCCCGACGGCGTGCAGTGGCGGCTCGTGGGTGAGATCGTGCGGCGCTTCGAGAGAAAGGGCTTCAAGCTGGTGGCGCTGAAGTTGGTGCAG gcctccGAGGAGCTGCTGCGGGAGCACTACGCTGAGCTGCGGGAGCGCCCTTTCTATGGGCGACTGGTGAAGTACATGGGCTCGGGGCCGGTGGTGGCCATG GTGTGGCAGGGTCTAGACGTTGTGCGCGCTTCGCGGGCGCTCACTGGGGCCAGGAACCCGGTCGACGCCACGCCCGGCACCATCCGCGGCGATTTCTGCATCGAGGTCGGCAA TAACGTGATTCACAGCAGCGACTCGGTGGAGAGCGCCCGCCGCGAGATAGCGCTCTGGTTCCG GGACGAGCTCCTGTGCTGGGAAGACAGCGCCCGGCACTGGCTGTACGAGTAG
- the EME2 gene encoding probable crossover junction endonuclease EME2 isoform X2, with protein MEAAAEPGNLAGVRHIILVLSGKGGVGKSTISTELALALRHAGKKVGLLDVDLCGPSIPRMLRVQGRAVHQCDGGWVPVFVDQEQGISLMSVGFLLEKPDEAVVWRGPKKNALIKQFVSDVAWGPLDYLVVDTPPGTSDEHMAAVDALRPYGPLGALVVTTPQAVSVGDVRRELTFCRKVGLRVIGLVENMSGFVCPHCAECTHVFSRGGGEELARHAGVPFLGSVPLDPELARSLEEGRDLARSFPDSPAFPALSSIAQRILDETPIGLR; from the exons ATGGAGGCGGCGGCTG AGCCTGGAAACCTGGCCGGCGTCCGGCACATCATCCTTGTCCTCTCAGGAAAGGGGGGTGTCGGGAAAAGCACCATCTCCACGGAGCTGGCCCTGGCCCTGCGCCACGCGGGCAAGAAG GTGGGGCTCCTCGACGTGGACCTGTGCGGCCCCAGCATCCCCCGCATGCTCCGGGTGCAGGGCAGGGCCGTGCATCAGTGCGACGGGGGCTGGGTGCCGGTCTTCGTGGACCAGGAGCAGGGCATCTCCCTCATGTCGGTGGGCTTCCTGCTGGAGAAGCCGGACGAGGCCGTGGTGTGGAGAGGCCCCAAGAAGAACG CGCTGATAAAGCAGTTTGTGTCTGACGTGGCCTGGGGGCCGCTGGACTACCTGGTTGTGGACACGCCCCCTGGGACCTCGGATGAGCACATGGCTGCTGTGGACGCCCTGCGCCCCTACGGCCCCCTGGGGGCCCTCGTGGTCACCACGCCCCAG GCTGTGTCCGTGGGGGACGTGAGGCGGGAGCTGACTTTCTGTAGGAAGGTAGGGCTGCGGGTCATCGGGCTCGTGGAGAACATGAGCGGCTTCGTCTGCCCACACTGCGCC GAGTGCACCCACGTCTTCTCCCGGGGAGGCGGCGAGGAGCTGGCCAGACACGCCGGAGTGCCCTTCCTGG GCTCCGTGCCCCTGGATCCCGAGCTCGCCAGGAGCCTGGAGGAGGGCCGCGACTTGGCGCGCAGCTTCCCTGACAGCCCTGCCTTCCCCGCGCTCTCCTCCATCGCGCAGAGGATCCTCGACGAGACCCCCATTGGGCTCCGCTGA
- the SPSB3 gene encoding SPRY domain-containing SOCS box protein 3: protein MTRRPRSSRAWHFVLSAARRDADARAVALAGTPNWGYDSDGQHSDSDSDPECPNAPPSIPSAVPVTGESFCDCDSQSEAFCGSLHTAHRGRDCRCGEEDEDFDWVWDDLNKSSATLLSCDNRKVSFHTEYSCGTAAIRGTKELAEGQHFWEIKMTSPVYGTDMMVGIGTSDVDLDKYHHTFCSLLGRDEDSWGLSYTGLLHHKGDKTSFSSRFGQGSIIGVHLDTWHGTLTFFKNRKCIGVAATQLQNKRFYPMVCSTAAKSSMKVIRSCATITSLQYLCCYRLRQLRPDSGDTLEGLPLPPGLKQVLHHKLGWVLSMSCTHHKPPAPAPSPAASPSSPESRRCQRKRCRRT, encoded by the exons ATGACCAGGCGCCCACGGAGCAGCAGAGCGTGGCATTTTGTCTTGAGTGCAGCCCGTCGAGACGCGGATGCCCGGGCCGTGGCTCTGGCAGGGACCCCCAACTGGGGCTACGACTCTGATGGGCAG CACAGCGACTCAGATTCCGACCCCGAGTGTCCGAACGCGCCACCCTCCATCCCCAGCGCGGTGCCCGTGACCGGGGAGTCCTTCTGTGACTGTGATAGTCAGAGCGAGGCCTTCTGCGGCAGCCTGCACACCGCCCACCGGGGCAGGGACTGCCGCTGCGGGGAGGAGGACGAGG ATTTCGACTGGGTCTGGGATGACCTGAACAAGTCCTCAGCCACCCTGCTGAGCTGCGACAACCGCAAGGTCAGCTTCCACACGGAGTACAGCTGTGGCACGGCAGCCATCCGCGGCACCAAGGAGCTGGCCGAGGGCCAGCACTTCTGGGAGATCAAGATGACCTCGCCCGTCTACGGCACCGACATG ATGGTGGGCATCGGGACATCGGATGTGGACCTGGACAAGTACCATCACACGTTCTGCAGCCTGCTCGGCAGGGACGAGGACAGCTGGGGCCTCTCCTACACGG ggCTCCTCCACCATAAGGGCGACAAGACCAGCTTCTCCTCGCGGTTCGGCCAGGGCTCCATCATCGGCGTCCACCTGGACACCTGGCACGGCACACTAACCTTCTTCAAGAACAGGAAGTGCATAG gaGTGGCAGCCACGCAGCTGCAGAACAAGAGGTTCTACCCGATGGTGTGTTCCACGGCGGCCAAGAGCAGCATGAAAGTGATCCGCTCCTGCGCCACCATCACCTCCCTGCAGTACCTGTGCTGCTACCGCCTGCGCCAGCTGCGGCCCGACTCCGGGGACACGCTCGAGGGCCTGCCCCTGCCACCCGGCCTCAAGCAGGTGCTGCACCACAAGCTGGGCTGGGTCCTGAGCATGAGCTGCACCCACCACAAGCCCCCTGCACCTGCGCCCTCGCCGGCAGCTAgtcccagcagccctgagagcCGGCGCTGCCAGAGGAAGCGCTGCCGAAGGACCTAG
- the IGFALS gene encoding insulin-like growth factor-binding protein complex acid labile subunit, with amino-acid sequence MALRKGGHALAALLVSWAALGPCTLAGTEPGVPSDTEGLPCPAACSCGHDDYTDELSVFCSSRNLTRLPDGIPDAARALWLDGNNFSSVPAGAFRNLSSLGFLNLQGSGLASLEPQALLGLQNLYHLHLERNQLRSLAAHTFLHTPGLASLGLHNNLLSRVEEGLFQGLTNLWDLNLGWNSLAVLPDTAFQGLANLRELVLAGNKLAYLQPALFCGLGELRELDLSRNALRSVKANVFVKLPKLQKLYLDHNLLAAVAPGAFLGMKALRWLDLSHNRVGGLLEDTFPGLLGLHVLRLAHNALASLRPRTFKDLHFLEELQLGHNRLRQLPEKAFEGLGQLEVLTLNDNQIQEIKAGAFLGLFNVAVMNLSGNCLRNLPEQVFRGLGKLHSLHLEHSCLGRVGLHTFAGLSGLRRLFLKDNGLEAIDEQSLWGLAELLELDLTSNRLTHLPGRLFQGLGKLEYLLLSRNRLSALPADALGPLQRTFWLDVSHNRLQALPEAVLAPLGRLRYLSLRNNSLRTFVPQPPGLERLWLEGNPWDCGCPLRALRALALQHPGVVPRFVRAVAEGDDDRQPPAYAYNNITCASPPAVSGLDLRDLSEAHFAHC; translated from the exons ATGGCCCTAAGGAAAG gaGGCCACGCCCTGGCGGCGCTGCTGGTCTCCTGGGCGGCACTGGGCCCCTGCACCCTGGCGGGCACGGAGCCCGGGGTGCCATCGGACACCGAGGGCCTGCCGTGCCCGGCTGCCTGCTCCTGCGGCCATGACGACTACACGGACGAGCTCAGCGTCTTCTGCAGCTCCCGGAACCTCACGCGGCTGCCCGACGGCATCCCAGACGCCGCCAGGGCCCTGTGGCTGGACGGCAACAACTTCTCCTCCGTCCCCGCGGGGGCTTTCCGCAACCTCTCCAGCCTGGGCTTCCTCAACCTGCAGGGCAGCGGCCTGGCCAGCCTGGAGCCGCAGGCGCTGCTGGGCCTGCAGAACCTGTACCACCTGCACCTGGAACGGAACCAGCTGCGCAGCCTGGCGGCCCACACCTTCCTGCACACGCCGGGCCTGGCCTCGCTTGGCCTCCACAACAACCTGCTCAGCCGGGTGGAGGAGGGCCTCTTCCAGGGCCTGACCAACCTCTGGGACCTCAACCTGGGCTGGAACAGCCTGGCTGTGCTGCCCGACACCGCGTTCCAGGGCCTGGCCAACCTGCGGGAGCTGGTGCTGGCCGGCAACAAGCTGGCCTACCTGCAGCCCGCGCTCTTCTGCGGCCTGGGCGAGCTGCGCGAGCTGGACCTGAGCAGAAACGCCCTGCGGAGCGTCAAGGCCAACGTCTTCGTCAAGCTGCCCAAGCTCCAGAAGCTGTACCTGGACCACAACCTGCTGGCCGCCGTGGCCCCGGGCGCCTTCCTGGGCATGAAGGCCCTGCGCTGGCTGGACCTGTCCCACAACCGCGTGGGGGGCCTCCTGGAAGACACGTTCCCCGGCCTGCTGGGCCTGCACGTCCTGCGCCTGGCGCACAATGCCCTCGCCAGCCTGCGGCCCCGCACCTTCAAGGACCTGCACTTCCTGGAGGAGCTGCAGCTCGGCCACAACCGCCTCCGGCAGCTGCCCGAGAAGGCCTTCGAGGGCCTGGGCCAGCTGGAGGTGCTCACGCTCAACGACAACCAGATCCAGGAGATCAAGGCGGGCGCCTTCTTGGGCCTCTTCAACGTGGCCGTCATGAACCTGTCCGGCAACTGCCTGCGGAACCTGCCGGAGCAGGTCTTCCGGGGCCTGGGCAAGCTGCACAGCCTGCACCTGGAGCACAGCTGCCTGGGCCGCGTCGGCCTGCACACCTTCGCCGGCCTCTCGGGGCTGCGCCGGCTCTTCCTCAAGGACAACGGCCTCGAGGCCATCGATGAGCAGAGCCTGTGGGGGCTGGCGGAGCTCCTGGAGCTGGACCTCACCTCCAACCGGCTCACGCACCTGCCCGGCCGGCTCTTCCAGGGGCTCGGCAAGCTGGAGTACCTGCTCCTCTCCCGCAACCGGCTGTCGGCGCTGCCAGCGGACGCGCTGGGGCCCCTGCAGCGCACCTTCTGGCTGGACGTCTCGCACAACCGCCTGCAGGCACTGCCCGAGGCCGTGCTGGCACCGCTGGGGCGGCTGCGCTACCTCAGCCTCAGGAACAACTCGCTGCGGACCTTCGTGCCGCAGCCCCCGGGCCTGGAGCGCCTGTGGCTCGAGGGCAACCCCTGGGACTGTGGCTGCCCCCTCCGGGCCCTGAGGGCCCTCGCCCTGCAGCACCCGGGCGTCGTGCCCCGCTTCGTGCGGGCCGTGGCGGAGGGGGATGACGACCGGCAGCCTCCCGCCTACGCCTACAACAACATCACCTGCGCCAGCCCCCCGGCCGTGTCCGGCCTGGACCTGCGCGACCTCAGCGAGGCCCACTTTGCCCACTGCTGA